The DNA region AGTATTGTATTAAACTATTTTATCTATTATTTTATAGTCTTTAAATTCATATTTCTAAACGTTCAATAAAGCGTCCCGTATCTGTAAATAAGCAATTAGAAACTCAAACAACATTCTCCAAAATAACTCCATAAAAATAAATAATACAATAAAAAAAGCTATAAACTTAAGCTTTTGTTTATGAGAAAGTACTTTCCATAATAATTCTTTTCCTTTTGTATATGGGATATTAAATAATTTATTTTTTTTAATAACCCATGTAAGTAAAATCCATGTAAAAAGAGGTAAAATAATT from Poseidonibacter antarcticus includes:
- a CDS encoding DUF4282 domain-containing protein, with the translated sequence MDFLTFKTFISTEALIIFYYLGAIILPLFTWILLTWVIKKNKLFNIPYTKGKELLWKVLSHKQKLKFIAFFIVLFIFMELFWRMLFEFLIAYLQIRDALLNV